The nucleotide sequence GGCGTGATTTTCGGATTTAATGTTATATCGAGCTTATCACCGACGAAGGATTTAAGCGTGCTCTTCTCCTTGACATTTAATGCCACATTTGCTTTTACCGGGATGTATAGTCTGCTCGCGCGTCGggatttcattttcatagTCTGACCATAGCATCCTTCCTTTACTTGGTACTAGGTGGAATTGTGCCACTCTAGCAGGTTTGCAGTGAATCTTTGCACCAAGGATTCTCAGTCTCAGTCTCAGAGTCTCTAGTGTGACTGGTTGCCTATTCGAGgttttcatcattaaaATTCAAGTATAATCAGGTCTTCTCTTTATCCTTCAAGGTATAACCATCAAGTTCGGTACgttttatttgattgataagGACAATatagaaaaagaataaagaGCTAATATAATAggatttttatttttttacttttcaatCTCGTTATTATCGacaaaaatttcaatttcaattccaccaaacaatcattattaattccactttcaacattttctttcgattttgaaattttcattCCCATCTTTAAAATAGCCAAAAATGCCTGCCCATATTCCTATTGTTAAGAAGCGAACAAAGACCTTCAAAAGGCATCAATCTGATCGATACCATGGTGTTAAGGAATCATGGAGAAAGCCTAAGGGTATTGATAACAGAGTGGGTATCTTTTTCGGATAAGATTGGATTAAGTTGTTTTGTTATTATCGGAAGGAATTATGGGGTTATAGTGTTGTCATGGAAGGATGATAGATTGATTAGAGAAGGAGTGGAACAAGGAGGTGTAATTCTCTGAAATGGATGAGAAAGGCTCTTGGTGATCAGGAAGGTGGAAGGGCCATTGCGAAGATGTTTAATGGATAGCAGGCGATTGTGTAGGAGCAAGGTAGTCGGAGAGTGTGGTGTGGATGTTTGAGAGTGCTCTGCATCTATCCATCGCGCTTTAGTTCAATCCTATATTTAGGTTGGATAACCTCACTATCACTCCACAACGAAATCTACGCAATTGAATCCTATCTCGTCCTGATGGCTCTGTTCTTCGGTCTACATTACTTCTCTGAATGCTTTGAAAGAGATCATTAACTGACAATGCAATTCGTTTACAGGTCCGACGAAGATTCAAGGGACAACTTCCTATGCCAAAAATCGGTTACGGATCCAACAAAAAGACCAAACACCTTTTACCATCAGGTCACAAAGAACTTTTAGTTCACAACCTTTCCGAACTTGAACTTTTACTCATGCACTCTGGTAAATACGCCGCTTCAATTGCTCACGGTGtatcatcaaaaaagaGAGTAGAACTTGTTGCTAGAGCCAAGGTTCTCGGtgtcaagtgagtttttcttttttgtttttattaTAAATAGCCAGAGCATATCTCTCAATGCTTGATGATCTTGGTCCGTTTTTGTGGGAATACATAGCTGATCTCATactttttttctcttttgaATAGGATCACCAACCCTAACGCCAAACTCAGAACCGAGGAAGCTTAAATATCATAAAAACAAATATTCTATCATTGCTTTTTATCCTTCCTGGGCCTGGGCTAGTTTACATTTTCGGCACCGAAGCGAGAGATGTATGATTTTGCATGACCACTGGAAATAGGTGCATTAGGAGGATATGAGAGACTGACAAAATGATACCGTACTAATATTTAAGCGACAACTTATCAAGACTCAAATTGTGAATCGGGTTTAACCTCGTGCGAGTTGTAGATATCACTCAGTGACCACTGCCTATACACATTCATCGCTTTTCACACGAATAATTGAACTACATCGCAATATCACTTTAAATCTCTTTCAAGTCGACCTAAATTTATGCCACGTTTCCGTTTGAATCAAACTCGTATAATAACATTGTTACTGCTCCCATTCCTCATTGATCTACACAGCCATCGTCAACTCGCTCATCTTGGCTGCTACTTGAATTCCACGACAATTGCTTGATCAGACTTTGCTCATAGTTCTTAGCGAATTTTTTAGTGATCTGTTCAACTTCGCCTtcaaatttggattttgaaTCTTGATCCCAACCTCCAGTAATATGGCTAAAAAGCAAATCTGCCGCTTTCTTCGATGCACTCTTTACCAATTCTTCTATGTGATCTTGCCATATGTCATCCGAATCCCCGTGCTCTGACTGCTCTGATGATTCCAATAAGCATTCATCAAGCTCAGAATTTTTCCATACCTCAAACTCCTTTTGAGCTCTGTCAATAGCTTGTCGATAAGTTATAGGTTTGTTTTTGCTCCAAAGAGGACCTATGTCCGATGTTTAATGGTATCAACacaatgatgaagacgatTATGGGTATTACTTACATGTTAATTTCGGAAGGTTTTGTTCACTCTTCGAGTCGGGAACGGACGATTGTCTCTGTGAATCTTCAGTCAAATCAAGGACAATTCCACAAAGGTGCGAAGTTTGCCTATCCTTGTGTAATTTCTGCGTATGCTTACGAATTTTAGCCATCAgattaatttttgattgtgGACCCGCACAGCTCTTCGATACTGCTAGACTTGATTATGTCCAGGTCATGCTGGGAACCATCCAATTGTCTCCGCGTTGACTCGGTCCACATCATACTAGCTGGTCTCAAGGTTGCCGAGCTATTACGCCTCGAGTTGGTCGCTTTCCCTCCAGCATATATTTCATCGTTGACgttcat is from Kwoniella pini CBS 10737 chromosome 1, complete sequence and encodes:
- a CDS encoding 60S ribosomal protein eL32; translated protein: MPAHIPIVKKRTKTFKRHQSDRYHGVKESWRKPKGIDNRVRRRFKGQLPMPKIGYGSNKKTKHLLPSGHKELLVHNLSELELLLMHSGKYAASIAHGVSSKKRVELVARAKVLGVKITNPNAKLRTEEA